Proteins co-encoded in one Plasmodium berghei ANKA genome assembly, chromosome: 11 genomic window:
- a CDS encoding subtilisin-like protease 3, putative, giving the protein MKEMGIKYLRYMHIWSLIYHVWNIIQFIDMNVIYNSSPNIIEISKKNEIEWGRNKAKIRILNQINNKELEINKNMKINIYDILSDNDDINYEIIMKKYYKNAKKKKFKISPKIHRLIISFKNNTLNHSSFMNKRFIDLLNYCGKIKKLEHVNLYLYDMDSNKNELLIKFCLYALKNNKQINIEADYKVKPIYYNTFLKNYPPKNYYSLHPDEKKKNFQINNSSMFKKPYIDFKKYKKTNIIEEHNDICELVKGTQLSNLYEKNNVNVCIIDTGIDYNHQNLKESIIDMKSTEGNYRQKKKQNNKYDFSDISNPIDGHGHGTFISGIIAGNGNNIDINDKEGIQGINNMAKLIICKALNNNNVGNISDILECFNYCTEKNAKIINASFSTKKNYIHLYYALKELEKKEILVITSSGNCVQKNDEGYKDNKIKTNNNKEKDSVQINGYTECNTNLMKLYPSAYLPNLTNLLVVSNITKDSNNDIVLSKDSCYSNKYVNFGAQGNDILSTHINNQYATSGGSSFSAAVVTGVISLLFSINPNFNNNEIIELIQNAIIQTNKLKDKVKWGGYLNVYLLVNLAIEKMGLESKIIFNA; this is encoded by the coding sequence atgaaagAAATGggaattaaatatttgcgatatatgcatatatggtctttaatatatcatgTTTGGAATATAATTCAGTTTATTGATATGAATGTAATTTATAATAGTTCACCAAATATTATTGAAAttagcaaaaaaaatgaaatagaaTGGGGAAGGAATAAGGcaaaaataagaatattaaatcaaataaataataaagaattggaaataaataaaaatatgaagataaatatatatgacaTACTTTCCGACAATGATGATATtaattatgaaataattatgaaaaaatattataaaaatgcaaagaaaaaaaaatttaaaatatctCCAAAAATTCATAGATTAATTAtaagttttaaaaataatactttAAATCATTCCAGTTTTATGAATAAACGATTTATTGACTTGCTTAATTATTGtggtaaaataaaaaaattagagCATGTGaatttatatctttatgATATGGATTCAAATAAGAATGAATTGTTAATAAAGTTTTGTTTATAtgctttaaaaaataataaacaaattaatatcGAAGCTGATTATAAGGTTAAGCCAATTTActataatacatttttaaagaaCTACCCCCccaaaaattattattctttacatcctgatgaaaaaaaaaaaaactttcaaataaataattcatcTATGTTTAAAAAGCCTTATATAgactttaaaaaatataaaaaaacaaatattatcGAAGAACATAATGATATATGTGAACTAGTTAAAGGAACGCAATTGTCTAAtctatatgaaaaaaataatgttaatGTTTGTATTATAGACACAGGAATAGATTATAATcatcaaaatttaaaagagTCTATAATTGATATGAAATCTACTGAAGGAAATTATcgccaaaaaaaaaaacaaaataataaatatgatttttCTGATATTTCTAACCCAATAGATGGACATGGGCATGGTACATTTATATCTGGAATTATTGCTGGAAATGGAAACAATATTGATATAAATGACAAAGAAGGAATACAaggaataaataatatggcaaaattaataatttgtaaagctttaaataataataacgtTGGTAATATAAGTGATATATTAGAATGTTTTAATTATTGtacagaaaaaaatgcaaaaattattaatgcAAGTTTTtctactaaaaaaaattatattcatttatattatgcatTAAAAGAgttggaaaaaaaagaaattttaGTTATTACATCTTCAGGAAATTGtgtacaaaaaaatgatgaaggATATAAagataacaaaataaaaacaaataataataaagaaaaagataGTGTTCAAATAAATGGATATACAGAATGTAATACAAACTTAATGAAATTATATCCATCTGCTTATTTACCAAATctaacaaatttattagtTGTTTCTAATATCACTAAAGATtcaaataatgatattgTATTATCCAAAGATTCATGTTATAGTAACAAATATGTTAATTTTGGAGCCCAAGGAAATGATATTTTATCGACTCATATTAATAATCAATATGCTACAAGTGGCGGTTCATCTTTTTCAGCTGCTGTTGTTACAGGGGTTATTTCattgttattttcaataaatccaaattttaataataatgaaattatCGAGTTAATTCAAAATGCAATAAtacaaacaaataaattgaaAGATAAAGTTAAATGGGGAGGGTATTTGAATGTTTATTTGCTTGTTAATTTAGCTATAGAAAAAATGGGACTTGaatcaaaaataatttttaatgcaTAG